In Paraburkholderia phenazinium, one DNA window encodes the following:
- a CDS encoding N-acetylmuramoyl-L-alanine amidase family protein: MIPFVLALSAIPCHAVSVIVDAGHTPAHPGATGASGRVEHLYNLDLSAAVARDLQAEGYSVTRTGTDSREIALADRPNAKPDANFFISIHHDSLQQAWIDAGRRREFKGYSIFVSERNPHYQESLVCAKAIGEKLLAAGETPSLYHATPIKGENRPLIDRRLGIHRFDDLVVLKTAPMPAVLVEAGVIANPDEEPRLQNPDTIAKLANAIAGGIVACQQ; this comes from the coding sequence CTGATTCCTTTTGTACTCGCGTTGTCCGCAATACCCTGCCATGCAGTCTCGGTTATCGTCGACGCGGGGCACACACCGGCTCATCCTGGCGCCACCGGCGCAAGCGGGCGTGTCGAGCATCTTTACAACCTCGATCTAAGTGCGGCGGTTGCTCGCGATCTCCAGGCAGAGGGTTATAGCGTGACACGCACGGGCACGGACAGCCGCGAGATCGCGCTTGCGGATCGGCCCAATGCGAAGCCGGACGCCAACTTCTTCATCTCGATTCATCACGACTCGCTGCAGCAGGCATGGATCGATGCAGGACGACGCCGCGAGTTCAAGGGGTACTCGATCTTCGTTTCCGAGCGCAATCCGCACTATCAGGAAAGCCTCGTCTGTGCGAAGGCAATTGGCGAAAAACTGCTCGCGGCGGGCGAAACGCCTTCGCTGTATCACGCCACGCCTATCAAGGGCGAGAACCGTCCGTTGATAGACCGGCGACTCGGCATTCACCGCTTCGACGATCTGGTCGTACTCAAGACAGCGCCGATGCCGGCGGTGCTGGTTGAAGCAGGCGTCATTGCGAATCCGGACGAAGAACCGCGTCTGCAGAATCCTGACACGATTGCCAAGCTCGCGAATGCGATTGCGGGCGGCATCGTGGCATGCCAGCAGTAA
- a CDS encoding DUF2628 domain-containing protein, giving the protein MSTSNVADIKPKWRERFEFFDAYGSPASAEFRAAFKALPRGKRRLINFSFLAFFFGPFYFFALGLWKKGLSLLAIALAIAVVEVIFSAVTGIDIPRPVDTGLNIAIAFAFALCVNYAYYLKEVKGSQGWNPFEGMRAF; this is encoded by the coding sequence TTGAGTACGTCCAACGTAGCCGATATCAAACCGAAGTGGCGCGAACGCTTTGAATTCTTCGACGCCTACGGATCGCCCGCGTCTGCCGAGTTTCGTGCGGCCTTCAAGGCGCTGCCGCGCGGCAAAAGACGGCTCATCAATTTCAGTTTCCTCGCCTTCTTCTTCGGCCCATTCTATTTTTTCGCACTCGGTCTGTGGAAGAAGGGGCTGTCGTTGCTTGCCATCGCGCTTGCGATCGCCGTCGTGGAAGTCATCTTCTCGGCCGTCACCGGCATCGATATTCCGCGGCCCGTCGATACCGGCCTCAATATCGCGATCGCCTTCGCCTTTGCCCTGTGTGTCAACTACGCCTACTACCTGAAAGAGGTAAAAGGCAGCCAGGGTTGGAATCCATTCGAAGGCATGCGAGCGTTCTAG
- a CDS encoding glycosyltransferase, with the protein MSDTPLEPGCATSHEKLTVFYVQPLVTRYRVEVVDSLNRAFKVRVFASSPEVDPRGFSRETPTCDEFVVTGITRIFSERVKLQTRVFGQIVRVRPAAVLIFADMRYLSLWLALLAGRALGVPVIIHGQGLYRNAQPSLMRKLRYRAAVALCTRYVCYSEGSKLSLARIGCPSSKLVVADNSLRVSHTVRPTEKSGNEQGVMFLGRMRDGSKVECLIEAVESLRRKGHDIVLHLVGDGKHGERLQRTYADRPYLVWHGAVFDDGEIASISRACRIGCYPGDAGLSVVHMFGLSLPPLIHDQPASHMGPEPEYVEDNATGFLYRRDGGVEALTTELEKIWLLPADEIRAISTGAFSKYQQLNSPTLGQRLATIVDSAIHQ; encoded by the coding sequence ATGAGCGATACACCGCTAGAGCCTGGATGCGCAACGTCGCATGAGAAACTGACGGTGTTTTACGTGCAACCGCTCGTCACGCGTTATCGCGTCGAGGTTGTCGACTCCCTGAACCGGGCATTCAAGGTGCGAGTATTTGCCAGTTCGCCGGAAGTCGACCCGCGCGGGTTTTCGCGCGAAACGCCCACTTGCGACGAATTCGTGGTGACCGGCATCACCCGTATCTTTTCCGAGCGAGTCAAGCTTCAGACACGGGTCTTCGGACAGATCGTCCGCGTGCGTCCCGCTGCCGTCCTGATCTTTGCCGACATGCGGTATCTGTCGCTATGGCTCGCGCTGCTGGCCGGCAGGGCGCTCGGCGTGCCGGTGATCATTCATGGCCAGGGGCTCTACCGGAACGCGCAGCCGAGCCTGATGCGCAAACTCCGCTACCGCGCCGCGGTTGCACTCTGCACGCGCTATGTGTGCTATTCCGAAGGGTCGAAGCTATCGCTCGCGCGCATCGGTTGCCCGAGCTCGAAGCTGGTCGTCGCAGACAATTCGTTGCGCGTCTCCCATACCGTCAGGCCAACCGAGAAGTCCGGCAACGAGCAAGGCGTGATGTTTCTGGGGCGCATGCGCGACGGTTCGAAAGTCGAATGCCTGATCGAGGCAGTCGAATCATTGCGCCGAAAAGGCCACGACATCGTGCTGCATCTGGTAGGCGACGGCAAACACGGCGAGCGGCTGCAGCGTACCTATGCGGACCGTCCTTACCTGGTGTGGCACGGCGCGGTGTTCGACGATGGCGAGATCGCCTCGATCAGCCGCGCCTGCCGGATAGGCTGTTATCCCGGCGACGCGGGTCTGAGCGTGGTCCACATGTTCGGCCTGAGCCTGCCACCGCTGATCCACGACCAACCGGCTTCGCACATGGGGCCCGAGCCCGAATACGTGGAAGACAACGCCACGGGGTTCCTCTACCGACGCGATGGCGGAGTCGAGGCGCTGACGACCGAGCTCGAAAAGATCTGGCTCCTGCCAGCGGACGAGATCCGGGCCATCAGCACGGGCGCGTTCTCCAAATATCAGCAACTCAACTCGCCCACCCTGGGCCAGCGTCTCGCCACCATTGTCGACAGCGCCATTCATCAATAA
- a CDS encoding ParB-like protein, producing MVPNRDIHFIPAKLTALRPTQMTVGYREVALKRAHWKTLNKKERSAAIDAHSFPAVLGPEHCYYIVDHHHLGRALLEEGVKEVKVMVLKDLSWLDFTIFWRMMEHNQWVHPFGADGSRYDYEHLPKVVTEMSDDPYRSLAGELRNAGGYAKDATPFSEFLWADFLRPRVSASKIAKNFAKALDQAKTLAHTPEARYLPGWSGVIATPA from the coding sequence ATGGTCCCGAACAGAGACATTCATTTCATCCCGGCAAAGCTCACGGCATTGCGGCCCACGCAGATGACGGTGGGCTATCGTGAGGTCGCGCTCAAGCGGGCTCACTGGAAGACGCTGAACAAGAAGGAGCGTAGCGCCGCGATCGATGCGCACTCGTTTCCTGCGGTGCTCGGGCCGGAGCACTGTTACTACATCGTCGACCATCATCACCTTGGCCGGGCGTTGCTCGAAGAGGGCGTCAAGGAAGTGAAGGTGATGGTGCTCAAAGACCTGTCGTGGCTCGATTTCACCATTTTCTGGCGCATGATGGAGCACAACCAGTGGGTCCATCCATTTGGGGCAGACGGCTCGCGCTACGACTACGAACATCTGCCGAAGGTGGTCACCGAAATGAGCGACGACCCTTATCGCAGTCTCGCCGGCGAGCTGCGCAATGCGGGCGGCTATGCGAAGGACGCCACGCCGTTCAGCGAGTTCCTGTGGGCCGACTTCCTGCGGCCGCGAGTGTCCGCGAGCAAGATTGCGAAGAACTTTGCAAAGGCGCTCGACCAGGCAAAGACCCTCGCCCATACCCCCGAGGCGCGTTACCTGCCAGGCTGGTCCGGGGTGATCGCGACGCCGGCTTGA
- a CDS encoding mechanosensitive ion channel family protein: protein MNLETVRIFLMTRGIDLGTKVLGAIVLWIVGRWVIGVITGLLRKLLSRNGRVDPTLAHYLGSILGALLNLLLILAILQVFGVQTTSFAALLAGLGLAIGTAWGGLLAHFAAGIFMQVLRPFKVGDFVMAGGVTGTVQELGLFGTTIITPDNVTTIVGNNKIFSDTISNYSALPVRRVELTAKIANGVDPLDAANRLRAAVVKIPNVADSPAPDIEVLSFTPEGPLLCVRPYTHTNNYWQVYFDTNRAIIETFREAGYPTPETPLVRRAAT from the coding sequence TTGAATCTCGAAACCGTACGCATCTTCCTGATGACGCGAGGCATCGACCTCGGCACCAAAGTTCTCGGCGCGATTGTCCTATGGATTGTCGGCCGCTGGGTGATCGGGGTCATCACCGGCCTGCTGCGCAAGCTGCTCTCGCGCAACGGGCGCGTCGACCCTACCCTCGCGCACTACCTCGGCTCGATCCTCGGTGCCTTGCTGAACCTGCTGCTGATCCTTGCGATCCTGCAGGTCTTCGGAGTCCAGACCACCTCGTTCGCGGCGCTGCTCGCAGGCCTCGGTCTCGCCATCGGCACAGCATGGGGCGGCCTGCTCGCCCACTTCGCGGCCGGCATCTTCATGCAGGTGTTGCGCCCCTTCAAGGTCGGCGACTTCGTGATGGCCGGCGGCGTAACCGGCACCGTCCAGGAGCTGGGCCTGTTCGGCACCACGATCATCACGCCGGACAATGTCACGACGATCGTCGGCAACAACAAGATCTTCTCGGACACGATCTCGAACTACAGCGCGCTGCCGGTGCGCCGCGTCGAGCTGACGGCGAAGATCGCCAACGGAGTGGACCCGCTCGATGCGGCCAACCGGTTGCGAGCCGCCGTCGTCAAGATTCCTAACGTTGCGGACAGTCCGGCGCCGGATATCGAGGTGCTGTCGTTCACGCCGGAGGGGCCCTTGCTGTGCGTGCGTCCCTACACGCATACGAACAACTACTGGCAGGTCTATTTCGACACCAACCGCGCCATCATCGAAACCTTTCGCGAAGCGGGCTACCCGACACCGGAAACGCCATTGGTGCGCCGCGCCGCGACCTAG
- a CDS encoding VTT domain-containing protein, protein MDTLLQFVNLVLHIDKFLGVFIQQYGAWVYAVLFLIVFCETGLVVLPFLPGDSLLFIGGAFCASGEMNLGLLIVLLLVAAVGGNTLNYLIGKAIGPKVFNSHIPVLERFLDRAALQKTHNFYEKHGGKTIVLARFIPVVRTFAPFVAGASQMTLSRFQLFNFVGALFWVLLLVLLGYFFGNIPFIRQYLNVIVLVGIGAAVVPVVLGALWKMLRKPAAAKSGPGSR, encoded by the coding sequence TTGGACACGCTGCTGCAGTTCGTGAATCTTGTTTTGCATATCGACAAGTTTCTGGGAGTCTTCATTCAACAATACGGCGCGTGGGTCTACGCCGTGCTGTTTCTGATCGTGTTTTGCGAAACCGGGCTGGTCGTTCTGCCGTTCCTGCCGGGCGACTCGCTGCTGTTCATCGGCGGCGCGTTCTGCGCGAGCGGCGAAATGAACCTCGGTCTGCTGATCGTGCTGTTGCTCGTTGCCGCAGTGGGGGGCAATACGCTCAACTATCTGATCGGCAAGGCGATCGGACCCAAGGTGTTCAATTCGCATATTCCGGTGCTCGAACGCTTCCTCGATCGCGCAGCGCTGCAGAAAACCCACAACTTCTACGAGAAGCACGGCGGCAAGACCATCGTGCTCGCGCGTTTCATTCCGGTGGTGCGCACCTTTGCGCCGTTCGTCGCCGGCGCGTCGCAGATGACCTTGAGCCGCTTCCAGCTGTTCAACTTCGTGGGCGCGCTGTTCTGGGTGCTGCTGCTGGTGCTGCTGGGCTATTTCTTCGGCAACATCCCGTTCATTCGCCAGTACCTGAACGTGATCGTGCTGGTGGGGATCGGCGCGGCGGTCGTGCCGGTGGTGCTCGGCGCGCTGTGGAAGATGCTGCGCAAGCCGGCGGCTGCGAAGTCCGGGCCCGGCAGCCGGTAA
- the mutL gene encoding DNA mismatch repair endonuclease MutL: MSEFSEPPVDAASQPVAPVLRPLRAIQPLPDLLISQIAAGEVVERPASVVKELLENALDAGAQTLRILLDEGGVKRISITDDGCGIPEAELSLALMRHATSKIRSLAELEAVGTLGFRGEALASIASVSELFITSRTADAPHAVRIEAQTGVLSPAAGTQGTTIEVRELYFNTPARRKFLKSEQTELGHCLEMIRRAALARPDVAISVLHNGRAVEHWNASEPATRVAKIMGETFATAHLPLDESAGPLAVYGCAGLPTASRGRADQQYFFVNGRFVRDKLLTHAVRAAYEDVLHGERYPSYVLFLDLPPEGVDVNVHPSKIEVRFRDSRSIHQFVFHAVQRALARHAGASPETTAGGHAAHLEPVAGSPVSFAATPLGGLASTGGISGAGGIGGGSAGGGAFAGGMAGAGGNAGGGFGGAQAGNTWLRQARMTQGTLPVAQPLALYDALFGRKDNGIGTAQGATTLEARDSAAEAPSFFAPPGSASGGPSFHASDEQPLGFALGQIHGIYVLAQNAQGLVIVDMHAAHERILYEQFKNALADRAIAVQPLLIPLSMQADPVEIGTVEEERDTLDALGFDLAVLSPTTLAIRAVPALLKDADLQALARAVLTDLHAYGGSRVLTERQHELLGTLACHHAVRANRRLTLDEMNALLRQMEATERADQCNHGRPTWYQLTLSDLDRLFMRGQ; the protein is encoded by the coding sequence ATGTCCGAATTCTCCGAACCGCCCGTCGACGCCGCCAGCCAACCTGTGGCGCCAGTCCTACGTCCATTGCGGGCGATCCAGCCCTTGCCCGACCTGCTGATCAGCCAGATCGCCGCCGGCGAAGTGGTCGAACGGCCGGCCTCGGTCGTTAAGGAGTTGCTGGAGAACGCGCTGGACGCCGGCGCGCAGACGTTGCGCATCCTGCTCGACGAAGGCGGGGTCAAGCGCATTTCGATCACCGACGACGGCTGCGGCATTCCCGAAGCCGAACTCTCACTCGCGCTGATGCGCCACGCGACCAGCAAGATCCGCTCGCTCGCCGAGCTCGAAGCGGTCGGCACGCTCGGGTTTCGGGGCGAGGCGCTGGCGTCGATTGCCTCGGTGTCGGAGCTGTTCATCACGAGCCGCACGGCCGACGCCCCCCACGCGGTGCGCATCGAAGCGCAAACCGGCGTGCTGAGCCCGGCGGCCGGCACCCAGGGAACGACCATCGAAGTGCGCGAGCTGTACTTCAACACGCCGGCGCGCCGTAAATTCCTGAAAAGCGAGCAGACCGAACTCGGCCACTGCCTCGAGATGATCCGCCGCGCGGCGCTGGCGCGGCCGGACGTGGCGATTTCGGTGCTGCATAACGGCCGGGCGGTCGAGCACTGGAACGCGTCGGAGCCGGCCACGCGCGTCGCAAAGATCATGGGCGAGACCTTTGCCACCGCCCATCTGCCGCTCGACGAATCGGCCGGGCCGCTGGCCGTCTATGGCTGCGCCGGCCTGCCGACCGCGAGCCGCGGCCGCGCCGACCAGCAATATTTCTTCGTCAACGGGCGCTTCGTGCGCGACAAGCTGCTGACTCATGCCGTGCGCGCCGCATACGAGGACGTACTGCACGGCGAGCGCTACCCGTCGTATGTGCTGTTTCTCGATCTGCCGCCCGAGGGTGTCGACGTGAACGTGCATCCGTCGAAGATCGAGGTGCGCTTTCGCGATTCGCGCTCGATCCACCAGTTTGTCTTCCATGCCGTGCAGCGGGCTCTGGCGCGGCATGCGGGCGCCTCGCCGGAAACCACGGCAGGCGGCCACGCGGCGCATCTCGAACCGGTCGCGGGCAGTCCGGTGTCGTTTGCGGCCACGCCGCTCGGCGGTCTGGCGAGCACAGGCGGGATCAGCGGTGCCGGTGGCATCGGTGGTGGAAGCGCAGGCGGTGGCGCCTTCGCAGGCGGCATGGCGGGTGCTGGAGGGAATGCCGGCGGCGGGTTTGGCGGCGCCCAGGCGGGCAACACCTGGCTGCGTCAGGCGCGTATGACGCAGGGCACGCTGCCGGTCGCGCAACCGTTGGCCCTTTACGACGCGCTGTTCGGGCGCAAGGATAACGGCATCGGCACCGCGCAGGGCGCGACCACGCTGGAGGCGCGCGATTCGGCCGCCGAGGCGCCGTCGTTCTTCGCGCCGCCGGGATCGGCGTCAGGCGGCCCGTCGTTTCATGCGTCGGACGAACAGCCGCTCGGCTTCGCGCTCGGCCAGATTCACGGCATCTATGTGCTGGCGCAGAACGCGCAGGGCCTGGTGATTGTCGACATGCATGCGGCACACGAACGGATTCTGTACGAGCAGTTCAAGAACGCGCTGGCTGACCGGGCGATTGCGGTGCAGCCGTTGCTGATTCCTCTGTCGATGCAGGCCGACCCGGTCGAGATCGGCACGGTGGAGGAAGAGCGCGACACGCTCGACGCGCTCGGCTTCGACCTTGCGGTGCTGTCTCCGACCACGCTGGCGATTCGCGCGGTGCCGGCGCTGCTCAAGGACGCCGACCTGCAGGCCCTGGCCCGTGCCGTGCTAACCGATCTGCACGCTTACGGCGGCTCGCGGGTGCTGACCGAACGGCAGCACGAACTGCTCGGCACGCTGGCCTGCCACCACGCGGTGCGCGCGAACCGGCGGCTGACGCTGGATGAAATGAACGCGCTGCTGCGCCAGATGGAAGCGACCGAACGCGCGGACCAGTGCAATCACGGACGCCCGACGTGGTATCAACTGACGCTGTCCGACCTCGACCGACTGTTCATGCGTGGTCAATGA
- the miaA gene encoding tRNA (adenosine(37)-N6)-dimethylallyltransferase MiaA: MTQPTPTPIACILGPTASGKTAAALALAARRPVEIISVDSALVYREMDIGTAKPTAEERARVRHHLIDIVDPADAYSAAEFRTDTLRLVGEISARGRVPLLVGGTMLYYKALTQGLNDLPTADPEIRAALDADALRDGWPALHARLAAVDAVTAARLAPNDSQRIQRALEVFMVTGQPMSALLAAPTRTDDAALPWRFVPVALEPSDRGVLHARIAARFDAMLAGGLMEEVERLRARGDLHPGLASMRCVGYRQVWEYLDGGGDFSTMRDKGVFATRQLCKRQLTWLRSMPERVVVDCCAPDATERVLQVVEGVIAG, from the coding sequence ATGACGCAACCTACCCCCACACCGATTGCCTGCATACTGGGCCCGACTGCCTCGGGCAAGACTGCGGCGGCGCTTGCGCTGGCTGCGCGCAGGCCGGTGGAGATCATTAGCGTGGATTCGGCGCTGGTGTATCGGGAGATGGACATTGGGACGGCCAAGCCGACTGCGGAGGAACGGGCGCGGGTGCGGCACCATCTGATCGATATCGTCGACCCTGCCGATGCTTATTCGGCGGCTGAATTTCGCACGGACACCTTGCGGCTGGTGGGGGAGATTTCCGCGCGGGGGCGGGTACCGTTGCTGGTTGGCGGGACGATGCTTTACTACAAGGCGTTGACGCAGGGCCTGAACGACCTGCCGACGGCTGATCCTGAGATCCGCGCGGCGCTTGATGCGGATGCCTTGCGGGACGGCTGGCCGGCCTTGCATGCGCGGCTGGCTGCGGTGGATGCGGTGACGGCTGCGCGTCTGGCGCCGAACGATTCGCAGCGGATTCAGCGGGCGCTGGAGGTGTTCATGGTGACGGGGCAGCCGATGTCGGCCTTGTTGGCAGCGCCTACGCGTACTGACGATGCGGCGTTGCCGTGGCGGTTTGTGCCGGTGGCGCTGGAGCCTTCGGATCGCGGCGTGTTGCATGCGCGGATCGCGGCGCGGTTTGATGCCATGCTGGCGGGCGGGTTGATGGAGGAGGTGGAGCGGTTGCGGGCGCGCGGGGATTTGCATCCTGGGTTGGCGTCGATGCGGTGTGTGGGGTATCGGCAGGTTTGGGAGTATCTCGATGGGGGGGGTGATTTTTCGACCATGCGGGATAAGGGGGTTTTTGCTACTCGGCAGTTGTGCAAGAGGCAGCTTACGTGGCTGCGGAGTATGCCGGAACGGGTTGTGGTTGATTGTTGTGCTCCGGATGCTACTGAACGGGTTTTGCAGGTTGTTGAAGGGGTTATTGCTGGCTGA
- the purM gene encoding phosphoribosylformylglycinamidine cyclo-ligase yields the protein MNQPKSAQHSTDSAQGLSYRDAGVDIDAGDALVDAIKPFAKKTMRDGVLGGIGGFGALFEVPKKYREPVLVSGTDGVGTKLKLAFHLNKHDTVGQDLVAMSVNDILVQGAEPLFFLDYFACGKLDVGTASTVVKGIAQGCELAGCALIGGETAEMPGMYPDGEYDLAGFAVGAVEKSKIIDGSTIVPGDVVLGLASSGIHSNGFSLVRKIIERAQPDLNADFDGRSLADALMAPTHIYVKPLLSLMEQVSVKGMAHITGGGLVENIPRVLRDGLTAELDHRAWPLPPLFSWLQKHGGVADAEMHRVFNCGIGMVVVVAAADADKAIGLLAAAGEQVWAIGAVRKSLEGEAQTVVV from the coding sequence ATGAATCAACCGAAATCCGCCCAGCATTCAACCGATTCGGCCCAAGGTCTGTCGTATCGCGACGCCGGCGTGGACATCGACGCGGGCGACGCCCTTGTCGACGCGATCAAGCCCTTTGCCAAAAAGACGATGCGCGACGGCGTGCTGGGTGGCATCGGCGGGTTTGGCGCGCTCTTCGAGGTGCCGAAGAAATACCGCGAACCGGTGCTGGTCTCGGGCACGGACGGCGTCGGCACCAAGCTGAAGCTGGCGTTTCATCTGAACAAGCATGACACGGTGGGCCAGGATCTGGTGGCGATGAGCGTCAACGACATCCTGGTGCAGGGTGCTGAGCCGCTGTTTTTCCTCGATTACTTTGCTTGCGGCAAGCTGGATGTCGGCACGGCCTCGACGGTCGTGAAGGGCATCGCGCAGGGTTGCGAGCTGGCTGGCTGCGCGCTGATTGGCGGCGAGACGGCGGAAATGCCGGGCATGTACCCTGACGGCGAATACGATCTGGCCGGTTTTGCGGTGGGCGCGGTCGAAAAGAGCAAGATCATTGACGGTAGCACGATTGTCCCGGGCGACGTTGTACTGGGTCTGGCTTCGAGTGGCATCCATTCGAATGGGTTCTCGCTGGTGCGCAAGATTATTGAGCGGGCGCAGCCGGATCTGAACGCTGACTTTGATGGGCGGTCGTTGGCGGATGCGTTGATGGCGCCTACGCATATCTATGTGAAGCCTTTGCTTTCGCTGATGGAGCAGGTGTCGGTGAAGGGGATGGCGCATATCACCGGCGGTGGGCTGGTGGAGAATATTCCGCGCGTTTTGCGTGATGGCTTGACTGCTGAGCTGGATCATCGGGCCTGGCCGCTGCCGCCGTTGTTCTCGTGGTTGCAGAAGCACGGTGGCGTGGCTGATGCTGAGATGCACCGTGTGTTTAATTGCGGCATCGGGATGGTTGTTGTTGTTGCTGCTGCGGATGCTGATAAGGCTATTGGTTTGCTGGCTGCCGCCGGGGAGCAGGTTTGGGCGATCGGGGCTGTGCGGAAGTCGCTTGAGGGTGAGGCGCAGACTGTAGTGGTTTGA
- a CDS encoding AI-2E family transporter, producing the protein MQQNSSFLTPYQRQAFIWVAIALGLGILLWLLSPVLTPFLLGAILAYILQPGVAWMVRRRVPRSLAALLMMLLFTIALTLMILLVLLVIQKEGPQLKQQVPVLFAHVSAWLQPKLALLGLADSLDFASIRDLVTGQLEGSAQTIALYAWTYLRTSSNVMITVIGNVVLVPLVLFYLLYDWNRMLARAEGFVPRRWLDKTVQLAHDMDQMLSQYLRGQLLVMAVLAVFYAVALSIAGFEIALPVGIFTGVAVFIPYIGYATGLALALLAALLQFGDWYGFGAVAVIYGVGQILESFFLTPRLVGERIGLHPLAVIFALLAFGQLFGFFGVLLALPVSAILSVALRELRQGYLSSTLYKN; encoded by the coding sequence TTGCAGCAAAACTCGTCATTTCTTACGCCGTATCAGCGCCAGGCTTTCATCTGGGTCGCCATCGCGCTCGGCCTCGGCATCCTGCTGTGGCTGCTCAGTCCGGTCCTCACGCCGTTCCTGCTCGGCGCCATCCTCGCCTACATCCTGCAGCCCGGCGTAGCGTGGATGGTACGGCGCCGCGTGCCGCGCAGCCTAGCCGCCCTGCTGATGATGCTGCTGTTCACCATCGCCCTGACCCTCATGATCCTGCTGGTGCTGCTGGTGATCCAGAAAGAAGGCCCGCAGCTCAAGCAGCAGGTGCCCGTACTGTTCGCCCACGTCAGCGCATGGCTGCAGCCCAAGCTCGCGCTGCTGGGCCTCGCCGATTCGCTCGATTTCGCCAGCATTCGCGACCTCGTCACCGGCCAGCTCGAAGGCAGCGCGCAAACCATCGCGCTGTACGCCTGGACCTACCTTCGCACCAGCAGTAACGTAATGATCACCGTGATCGGCAACGTCGTGCTCGTACCGCTCGTTCTGTTCTATCTGCTTTACGACTGGAACCGCATGCTCGCGCGCGCCGAAGGTTTCGTGCCGCGCCGCTGGCTCGACAAGACCGTGCAGCTCGCCCACGACATGGACCAGATGCTGTCGCAATACCTGCGCGGCCAGTTGCTCGTGATGGCCGTGCTTGCCGTGTTTTACGCCGTCGCACTGAGCATCGCCGGCTTCGAGATCGCGCTGCCGGTCGGCATTTTCACCGGCGTGGCCGTGTTCATTCCGTACATCGGTTACGCCACCGGCCTCGCGCTGGCGCTGCTCGCCGCGCTGCTGCAGTTCGGCGACTGGTACGGCTTCGGCGCGGTCGCCGTCATTTACGGGGTCGGGCAGATTCTCGAGAGTTTTTTCCTGACGCCACGCCTCGTCGGCGAACGGATCGGCCTGCACCCGCTCGCCGTGATCTTCGCCCTGCTCGCGTTCGGTCAACTGTTCGGCTTTTTCGGCGTGCTGCTCGCGCTCCCCGTCAGCGCAATCCTCTCGGTAGCCCTGCGCGAATTGCGGCAAGGCTATCTGTCGAGCACGCTTTACAAGAACTGA
- the hda gene encoding DnaA regulatory inactivator Hda, translated as MLRQLTLDLGTPPPSTFDNFFAGANAELVTRLRELEGALAAGPVADRTFYVWGESGSGRTHLLQALIHEAQPGHARFVSPQSSLAAFAFDPRVALYAIDDCDGLSGAQQIAAFNLFNEVRAHPTSALVAAGNAAPIGLAVREDLRTRLGWGLVFHLAPLADEGKAAVLKHAARERGIALADDVPAYLLTHFRRDMPSLMALLDALDRFSLEQKRAVTLPLLRTMLASPAGTEELRTATVSPASSKMGPHG; from the coding sequence GTGCTTCGTCAACTGACGCTCGATCTCGGCACCCCGCCGCCATCGACATTCGACAACTTCTTCGCCGGCGCCAACGCCGAGCTGGTCACGCGGCTGCGCGAGCTGGAAGGCGCGCTCGCCGCCGGTCCGGTGGCCGATCGTACCTTCTACGTGTGGGGCGAAAGCGGTAGCGGCCGCACCCATCTGCTGCAGGCGCTGATCCACGAGGCACAGCCCGGACACGCCCGCTTTGTCAGCCCGCAAAGCAGTCTTGCAGCCTTTGCCTTCGACCCGCGCGTCGCGCTGTACGCCATCGACGACTGCGACGGCCTGTCCGGCGCGCAGCAGATCGCCGCGTTCAACCTGTTCAACGAAGTGCGGGCGCATCCCACCAGCGCGCTGGTGGCCGCGGGCAACGCGGCGCCGATCGGGCTCGCCGTGCGCGAGGACCTGCGCACGCGGCTCGGCTGGGGCCTCGTATTCCACCTTGCGCCGCTGGCCGACGAAGGCAAGGCCGCCGTGCTCAAGCACGCCGCCCGCGAACGCGGCATCGCGCTCGCCGACGACGTGCCGGCCTACCTGCTCACCCACTTCCGGCGCGACATGCCGAGCCTGATGGCGTTGCTGGACGCGCTCGACCGCTTCTCGCTCGAACAGAAGCGCGCGGTCACGCTGCCGCTCTTGCGCACGATGCTGGCGTCGCCTGCAGGCACCGAAGAACTGAGAACGGCAACCGTTTCACCCGCTTCAAGTAAAATGGGCCCCCATGGCTAA